A genomic segment from Drosophila miranda strain MSH22 chromosome 3, D.miranda_PacBio2.1, whole genome shotgun sequence encodes:
- the LOC117187864 gene encoding accessory gland protein Acp62F-like has protein sequence YKSRTCPPKICGGPCVCIEGHVIDERRSGCVLRIDCGQKQLNVPSYQVSSVKYFGANYGQYLIPT, from the coding sequence TACAAGTCGCGCACCTGTCCGCCGAAGATCTGCGGGGGTCCGTGCGTCTGCATCGAGGGCCATGTGATCGACGAGCGGCGATCGGGCTGCGTTCTGCGGATAGATTGCGGGCAGAAGCAGCTGAATGTTCCCTCGTACCAAGTGAGCAGCGTGAAGTACTTTGGTGCCAATTACGGCCAATACCTTATCCCTACATGA